CAGAGAAAGCGATCCCAGGACTTGTCGTCAATTTCTGGTTTTACGCCACCCAGAAGATCATAATTGTGCTCAATGTTACTGTATCTTCCGCCAGCTTTAAAGACCCAGTCGCCAAGAACATATTTTTCCTGGGCGTAGAAACCGTAGGAGTATGCCTTCATGTCGTTACCTTTGGACTCGATACCTTTGCTTTCAGAATAGGTTTTGTATGATCCCCACTGGCCATCACCTCCAAGGGAAAGAAGGCCTCCCTCACCATGCTTAAGATGAAAAACTGCATCGAGAGGGATTATTTCCTGCTTCACTCCATCGTGGGATCTCAGTTCCAGATTGGGATACATGTCTTCATCCCAGCTTCTATCGTATCTTCTGAAGCCGCCTTTCAGGGCAAAGTCCATGGAGGAATTTATGACATTAGAATAGGTAAGGTTAATCGTGTCGTAGGTGTGTTCGTAGTCTCTATTGGGCCTTCCCACATCACCGTTGTGTTGAGTGTGATGAGCAAAAAGGGATACCTTATGTCCTTCGTCCCCCTGGATATAGTAGGTGGCTTTCATGTAAAGTTTGATTTTTTCGTAATCGGGATCATCTAAAATGTGGAGCCAGGAATTTGATGTTCCGTAGTTTGTGTAGTCGGATTTTTCGTAATTTCCGCCGAAGAAGTAGTTGAAATCGCCAGCGGCTCCTTGATGATAAGCCTGTCCCGTAATGGTATTCCAGGAGCCGTAGCCGGCGCTTATGCGGGTTTCGGGCTTTGAGATTTTTTCCTTAAGAACCAGGTTGGTTATTCCTGAAAGAGGCGACTGATTTCCTGCAAAGTCCATAGAAAGGAAATTTGAATACATCGTAGAGGGTCCTCTATGAACCTCTGCTCTTTCTATAATTATGGGATCGAGGCTCATTAAATCAGCAAAGGAATCAATGGGAAGACCATCCAGAAGATAGACGCTGTATTTAGGACCCAGCCCCCCGTAGGAACCCCAGTTAGCGTCGTTTCTTGAAAGGGGATTAACAAAGGTGCCCGGCTGATACCGAAAGATTTCGGCAATGTTTCTCTGAATAAACGGGGTCATTTCTATCTGATCTATCGTGATTACATCAATCTTCTGGGTTACATCTCTAGGAGACTGCTCTATCTTTGACTCGGTGACAACTATTTCTTCAAGCTCCCCCGAGGACTTAACCTGCGAGGTTTCCTGATCGGCAAAAACGAAGCTACAACTAAAAGCCACAAAAAGTGGCACTATCGCCAGAAAAATCCAGCACTTTCTCATAAACTCCCTCCTCCCCATAGTGATAGAATAAAATAATGGTGTATTAATGACACGAAGAAAACCTTCAGGTTTTGAAACCCTTCATGGGCTGGATTGTTCTTTTGATAGCAAAGTTAGTTTATAGAGTCAATCAAGCTATGAGGGTGTTTTAAAAAGTGTAAGGACAACCGACCGGTCGCTCCCGCATGTTCCTTAACCGCACAGCCGCCAAATTTACGCCATTTCGCCTTGATTACGAAATATTCGTGGATTCTTGCCCGCTCGCTCTGCTCCGCACTTCCTCCCCGTTGACGGGGAGGGCTGGGGAGGGGTCCGGTTTTTGTCCATCGCCTCGCAGTACGGCGAGGACGCCGTCCCTCCCGAAACTCTTCACACTCGGTCACCCTCGTGCAGTCGCGCTTCCCTTCGCTCGCTGTGATCAGCTCACGGGAGGACTTTCACCTCCAGGAGCACGCCCATGCCGGGCGCACCGATTGTAGGGGCACGGCATGCCGTGCCCCTACAGTTATGTGGTGAATAGTATATTGAGGTCTTTTTTAGCTACCTGAGTCCGGGAAGGTTTTCCAGGCTGAGTTTCGTCCCTGCTTTTCTATGTTTCGCCACCCCATAAGAGAGATTTTAGAACACTCCCCATCCACTGGTGACATAGTTTTAAAAGTGATTATCAAACATAAAAATGGTTCACGAGAAACAAAATAAATAACGTAAGGGAGGTAGCAAAATGAACTACACCGTGGCTTGTGTAACCGAAAAAGGAATAATCATAGGAAATGATGAAAAAACTCTAAGTTTTTCAGAAGGAGAACTAAAATATTTGGACTATGATAGATTTTTCAAGGTAGGCGATAAAGCCCTTATAGCTTCCGGTGGATTTTTAGAAGCGGCCAACCTTGCATCAAAGGCTGCAAGCTTCCTTGAGGAAGAAAAAATCGACGATGTAAAGGAGATGTATCAAGCCGCAATAGCCTACCTTTCGGGAGAATACGATAGATTCATGCGAAAACATTGCGAAATTATGCCCATAGATCCCACTCACTACATGACTTTTATCCTCGGAGGATATTCTCCCAGGGATTCGAAGTATCATCTGTATCTTATCTGGAACAGGAAAAAGCTCCCCCAGCTTGATGGAGAGGAAATAGGCAGTGTGTTCACAATACCAAGACTTGTAAGTCTGGAATTGACGGTATCAAAGATAATAGCCGAAGGAAAAAATATGGATGAAATACTGGCAGTATTAAAAGATAGACTGGAAAAAATAGGAGACAAAGAGGATTACACCCCCAGATGGAACTATGCCATTTTGGATGAATCGGGCATCAGATTCTTAAAATAAAAGGAGAATACCATGAAAGAACTTAAAGATTACTTCGAAAATCACAAAGGCATTGGTGTATTGGCTACTGCGGATGATAAGGGAGTGGTTAATGTGGCTATCTTTGCGAGACCTCACTTCTTTGAAGACGACACCCTGGGGTTTATAATGCCAGACCGACTTACTCACAACAATCTTCAAAAGAACCCACATGCTGCCTACCTGTTCATGGAGGAAGGTCCGGGATACAAAGGTAAACGTCTCATTCTTAAAAAGGTTTCCGAGGTGACGGATAAGGAAACCATACTGGCAATCAAGAGAAAATTCTACCCAGACGACTTTGATAAAGAGTTATTTTTGGTAAAATTCGAAGTGACAAAAGTTCTTCCTTTAGTAGGCGTATAAAATTCACAAAGCTTCCCGGGTAGTTTAACTAACCCGCGGAAGCTTTTTAATATTAGGAATGATCAAATGAAAGAATCTCAAAAACCATCATTTAGAGCCTACATCAATAATCTGAAAACTCCTGGTTCTATCCCAAAAAAACTTTTTACTGTTCTCAGAAACTTATTTATCCGCCTTGTAACATTCAAAAACTGCTGCGGACATCCAGGAGAACCAGGATGCTGAAAATAAAATAAAACCCTAGGAAGGGGTTCTTTCAATTTTATGCGTATTAAAAAGGGCGGATACCCATATTGAATAACTATGTCGCCTTTAGTTGGACGGAATTTCAACGAGTCGAGCAAGAATACGTTCCCGAACGTGCTCGTGAAATTCCGGGTTCATAAGCTTAGATCCATCCAGTGTAGTAACGTAAAAAACATCAGCCACCTGAGCACCTGGTGTAGTAATTTTTGCTAGCTGTATAGATAACTCCAGGCGAAACAGTTCATCAGCAATAGCATACAGGACTCCAGGACGATCCCAGGTGTAAACTTCTACGATGGTGTAAAAGTCCGACGATTCTTCATCAATTACCACCCTGTCAGGTCTTACTGGAGGAATGGTTCGCCTTAGACGGTAGGAGCTGACTCGGTTCTGGATAAGCTGATCAAGGTAGGATCTATCCTGTAGAGACCTTTCCATATCCCGCTTAAAGCGATCCCAAAGTTCTTCTGTCCGTAACGGATCAGGAAGCTGGTTAACAAGGAGCACGTCAAGCGCTATTCCAGAACTTCTTGTAAAAATATCTGCTGAAAGAATGTTGACACCACAGCACCACAAAACTCCCGTAATAAGAGCAAAAAGCCCTGGACGATCGTAAGTGGCAACAGTGACCTGCCAGATGTCCCCGCCCTTATCACTTTGTTCGGATAAATCCTGCCGTGCTCCGCCTTCGAAGGATAAAACCGGCTCGGTTCGCACCACAAGAGCGGATTTTAGAGCATCCTTGTATTCAGAAGACGCGGATATTTCGGATAACTGCTTCTCCATAAAGTAATGTTCAACGATCGCTTCAGGCGGTTGGCTCAAAAGATAGCGATGAGAAAGAGTCTCACACCAGGCAGTTATCCTGCCGACTTCATCTGTTTCTGATAGAGCCATTTTTTCACGGAAAAGTTCCAGCACTCGAGACTGAACCGCTTTAATTCGTTGTCCAACATCGGTTTGCCAATCACGCCCTGAAAGCACTCGCCTTACCTTCCCGTAAAGCTCTCGAAGCAAGGACGCTCGCCAGGTGTTCCACGCACTTGGTCCCGTGGCTTTTGAATCAGCTATGGTGAGCAAATAAAGCATATCGAGACGATCCACATCTTCGACTACCGTGGCGCATCTAACAATGGGCTTTTCGTCAGAAAGATCTCTTTTGAGAGCAGTTTCGGCAAGAACTAGATGATGTCTAATCAAGAACTTTACAAGTTCCCGCTCTTCCACATGAATCCCTAAACGTTCACATATTGCATCAGACACTGCCGCACCCCGCTCAGCGTGGTTCTTTCCATGTCCTTTTCCGATGTCATGAAGAAGAGCGGCAAGAAAAAGACACTTGTGCTGAGAATGGGTCAATCTTCTAATTATATCTGGAGCTTTCATGCGCTCGACCGATGGATCCGGGCTGGTTTCTATAAGGTGAAGTTCTCTCACGGTTCTGAGAAGATGCTCATCGACCGTGTATAAGTGATACGCATCGTATTGGACTCGATACCTGACATGTTGAAATTCGGGGATGAATGTCTGGAGAAAACCGGTTTCCATCATCATTTTAAGCACATTAAAGGCATGATTAGAATTAAGAAGTATCTCGAAAAAATGCTCTATTACGCCAGCATCACATCGCACATCGTCAGTCAAAAAAGGGAGGTGAGCACGTATAATCTGACCGGTTCTATGATGGAAGTGGGATCCTCGCAGGGCTGCTTCTCTAAAGAGGGCCATCATAATAGAAGGGCGTTTAGCAATATCTGAAGGATTGGCAAAACGAATGTGGTTTCCTTCCAGTAAGAAGAGCCCGTCTGCTACAGGCTCTCCTTTTGGAATATAAGCAAAAAACCTTCTTTCATCTGCGGTTTTTTCCATCACCATGTATTTGAATCGTTCAAAAAGAAAGGTGGAGATTCTTCTGATTCTCGACGTATGCTGATAGTAATTTCGCATAAAAGCTTCGACGGTTTCTCTGATATCGCCTTCGCTCTGTTTTTTATCTTTATCATCCAGGTGGGTGTTTTTATAAACTTGAGATGGATTGCGTCGGTGCTCAAGTGATGAATAGGCACCAATAAATTCACCAAGAGCTGAAGCAACCAGCTTTTCCAGGTCGGTAAAGTATATCTGATCCTGCCGTCTTCCTCTCATTGCGTGCAACTGAAGCCGAACCTGCCACAAGAAATTTTCTGCTTCTATAAGCCACAGTTTTTCGTCGCGAGAAAGCACATCGTCTGGAAGACTTTCATAGTCGGTTGTTCCGTAGATTACCCAGCATATCCATCTTACAATGTGGACATCTCTAAGCCCGCCGATTCCCTCCTTAACGTGGGGTTCTAACAGGTAAGAGCTGTCACCGTAGCGATCCAGCCTTGAGCGAAGATATTTTTTGAGTTCTTGCAAGAAAACTCTTTTTCCTTTAGAACCAACGAGTCTTCGAAGGCGCTGCCGCCATTCGGAATAAAGCCCCAAATCTCCGGCAATAAACTTTGATGTTATGTGGCTTGTAAAAACCGAAAAATTTTCCTTCGCAAGAACAATAGCCCCTGTTAATGAAAGAGTATTATGACCGATTTCCACTCCAACATCCCAAAGGGAATAGGTAAAGGTTTGGATGAATTCGTGGAAGGTCTTTTCTAGCCCCGAGCGGTAGAGAAAGAGAACATCGATATCAGACAGAAAACTGAGTTCGCCTCGCCCCAATCCTCCAACTCCAATAACCGCCCAGGGATAGCGACTTTTCATCGTCGAGAAGAAATCACCAATTATTCCGGCAATCCTATTGCCAAAAGATCTGGCTTCTTCAATACCTGGAAGACTCTGGCGACAGAGTTCGTAAAATTCCTGTTTAGCCTCCCGAATCAACTCTGAAAGTGCAGGCGTCGTATCCTTAAAGGGCATCTTCCCCCCATTCTCCAGTTCTAATTCGCATACAGTTTTCTAAGGGCAGGATAAAAATCTTCCCATCACCAATCTTTCCAGTTCTTGCCGCTTCATGTATGGCTTCTACGATCTCCATAACTCTATGGTCTTCACAGGCGATCTCTATCTTAATTTTGGGAATAAAATCCACCACATATTCAGCCCCACGGTAAATTTCCGTCCGTCCCTTTTGACGTCCGAAGCCCTTCACTTCCGTAATGGTCATTCCTTTAACGCCAATTTCAGAAAGACGCTCTTTGACATCGTCAAGTTTGAAGGGTTTAATGATAGCCGAAATAAGCTTCATGCATTGCACCTCCAGCGATCAATGTAGGACACTCTTCTGAGTGCGTCTCTACACTTCCTTATAACCGTGAGCAATCGGCATACGACGCCCTGAACCAAACGCCTTGGTTGTTACTTTCAGCACAGGGGGAGCCTGCCGTCGTTTGTATTCATTCTTTATAACCATACGAATCACCTGTTCGACAACATCTCGGTCAAATCCACGCTTTACAATCTCTTCAAAAGACATGTTTTCGCTTATATAAAGCTCAAGTATATCATCCAAGATGTCGTAAGGGGGCAGTGTATCCTGATCCCGTTGATTTGGTCTCAGTTCAGCCGATGGAGGTTTTTCGATAATACGGCGTGGTATCCTGTCATATCGTTCATTAAGCCGCTCTGCAATCTTATAAACAAGAGTCTTGGGCACATCGCCTATAACGGCAAGTCCTCCATTCATGTCTCCGTACAAAGTGCAGTAACCAACGGCAAGTTCGGATTTATTGCCGGTCGAAAGAAGAAGCAATCCGAATTTATTGGATATTGCCATGAGAACAAGCCCTCTAAGGCGTGCCTGAATGTTTTCTTCCGTAACATCGGGAGAAAGCCCTTTAAACAGATCGGAAAGAGCTCCACAGGTTGAATTAAACATCTCAACTATAGGCACAAGGTGAAACCGAATTCCAAGGCGTTCAGAGAGTTCCTTTGCATCTTCAAAGCTTTCAGGCGAACTGTAAGGACCCGGCATAGCAATGCCCCACACTCGATCTGCCCCAAGACTCAGAGTAGCCAGAGCTGCAGTTACGGCGGAGTCTATACCGCCGCTAAGACCCATCACAACGCCAGGAAAACCGCATTTTTTCACGTAATCCCTTATACCAAGACAGAGAGCATCAATGAGTTGATCGACCGAGCTGGAATAATCCTGCCTGACTTCGCCGGACATGCTGTTAAGATCGAAAAGCACCAGATCTTCTTTAAAAGATGCTCCTCGGCAAACAACTTCTCCAGCGGGAGTGACCACCATGCTATGACCTTGAAAAATCAGTTCGTCGTTTCCTCCCACCTGGTTCACGTAAATAACAGGGGTATTCAATTCTCGAGCGACTCTGGAAAGAAGCGGGACTATCACCTGTTCAATTTTTCCAACAAAATAAGGCGAAGCGGCTATGTTTACGATTGCCGATAGTTTCCTGGCCTTGCCCTTGAGTTCCTCCACCGGGTCTACAGGGTAAAACTTCCTGGGAAGTATGCCTTCTCGATTCCAGATGTCTTCACAGATAGTCAAGGCAAAGTTAAATCCCTGCCAGGCTACAACAGGAGTTTCATCCCCAGGTTCAAAATATCGTTCTTCATCAAAAACATCGTAAAAAGGCAAAAGCCTTTTGTGTGCTTTAGCGATTATTTCACCCCTGTGCATGAAAATAGCAGTATTGCGATAGGGTTTCCCCATAGAACGATCATTTCGAGTAATAAGCCCAAAGATTATTGCTATATCGTGGCTCATGTGCTCAATTGCAGGAAGAACCTGACAACTTGCTTCAAAAAAAGCCGGTCTATCTAGAAAATCTCTAGGGGGATATCCAACAACTGACAATTCCGGGAAAATAACGATTTGGCAGCCTTTTTTGCGGGCTTCATCAACCATTCTGGACATACGTTCGACATTTCCAGAAAAATCCCCAATGAGCGAGTTAATTTGAGCCAAGCCGATTTTCATAACATCCACCTTTTCCTGCTTTCGCGTTGTTTACCGTGTTATTTGGCGCTTTCTATTTCATCCTATAAGAAAAACCGCCGAATTGGCAAATCTCAAATGGCGGTTTTAGATATAAGCCTGTCAGTGTTGACCAAAAAATTTAGCTTTGATAGGGTTTAATAGGCAGAAAAACACTGCAATATTATTTCCCTTGGGGGTAACATTGGAATATGGAAAAAGTCTGTCATCACAGTATCCATCAATCCGGAAACGAAATTAAGCTAGCTGGGCGAGTGTTATTAATATCCATCGTTATAAATCTTATGATCCCGGTTGTTCAGATCGTGGGGGGAATTTACGCCAATAGTATGGCGATAATATCCGACGCTCTTCATAATCTGGGTGATGTACTGACTCTCGGGCTTACCTATGCCGCATTTCTTTTAGCCAGAAAAACAGCAACATCGACTCATACTTTTGGATATAAACGAGCCGAAGTAATCGCCGCCTTTTTTAATGCGATCGTCATAATGGGGGCTTCTGCCGTCATACTAAAAGAAGCCATTGGAAAATTGATCCATCCTGAGCCAGTATCAGGCAAACTGGTGGTGGGGCTTGCGGTTGTGGGCATGATCGGAAATGGTTTGTCAGCGTGGTTTCTCCATCACCATTCAACTCAAAACGTCAATATAAGAAGCGCTTTCATCCATTTAATTGGGGACTTTCTGACGTCCTTTGCGGTATTCGTGGGCGGTATAGTACTTATATTCAAGCCATGGCACTGGATTGATCCCATACTTTCTTTAATTATCGTAGTTTTTATTGCAAAAGGATGCTGGGAGATATTCCGTGATACTCTGAGAATACTTATGGAAGCAACCCCTCCGCACGTAAATCTTCAAAAAGTCAAGGAATCTATTGAAAACATTCAGGGAGTTTTGGGAGCTCATTATTTGCACGCCTGGATGGTGCATCCTTCCAATGTTGCCTTTTCCTGCCATGTAGTAGTGGAAGATCAACCATTAAGTAGGCTTGCCGAACTTCGCAAAAATATTGAAAATTTGCTCGAAAGCCAGTTCAAAATAAATCACCCTGTCCTTCAGTTTGAAACTGCACCTTGTGGCAACGGGGGGTTGCTGTGTGAACTCTTCTGTTCTCATAACACCAATATATCACACGATGTTTCTGCTCACTTTCAAAAGACAGACTCTACGTCTTCATTTATTTCTTCCGATAATAAACGACCATCATTCATAAAATCCGGTTTATTCAACAAGTATAGGGAGTTTTGCTTTGTTGTATTGCGAGTTATTTTTGGAGGGATTTTCATTTTTGCAAGCATAGATAAAATTCTTCATCCAAAAGCTTTTGCCGAGATTGTTTTTAATTATCAACTTCTACCCGACATTCTGATAAATCTGGTTGCTCTATGCCTTCCATGGATTGAAGCCATATGCGGTCTGTTTATAATAATTGGGCGTGGAGTTTTAGGGGGATTAGCTATATTAAATTGTCTTCTTGTTATTTTCACAGCATCAATCATTCTAAACATCATAAGAGGTATAGACATAACCTGTGGTTGTTTTTCCACCGAAATTACCACTGCATCAGCGCTTACCATGTGGCTTGAAGTAATAAGAGACCTGGTTTTGCTTGGTGTAGGAGTAACCCTGCTAAGGCACTACATCAGGAAACGCCTTGGTAAGTCGTCCCACGCCTAGCGCATCTTGAGCAGGGAAAGGGCAGACTGCCTTGTTCAAAGCTTTCTCTAAAAACCTGGTAGCTTGGTCTGTGTAAGATATTTTCAGCATCGGAAACATTCGCCAGAGATCCAAAGTTCATCTGAAACATATCTACGGGAGCTCTCCTTACGGGAAGGCATAAAAAAACGCAGGGCGACACTTTCCCGTCAGATCCTATGAACAGACTATCCCAGGGACGTTCAGGACACTGTATGGGCTTCGTTTTTTTGTAATGAAATTTCTTTGTTTCTAAATCCACTTCGATTTTTCCAGCCCAATTAGAAGCTTCTTTCAAAATATGCTCCTTTACGAGATCTTGAAGTTCTTTGCTTTCCTCTTCCCACATTGTTTCAGAAGTAAAGAAAGCTTCTCCAGTAAGACTTGGATCTGGGATCAGTGAAAGGGTGCTGATTACTATTTTCTCTGCACCGGCATCTGCTGCAATCGAGGGTAATTTTTCAAGTTCGGACGCTAGGGATCGCAAAAAAAGATAAGCAATATGAATCCTAGGTGTTGGGCTCATCCGCCGCTCTCGTTCTTCTCTCACCCATTCTATTGCTTTCAAAACATGATTAATCGATGTGCCGCATCTAACCAGGTCGTTTTTTAGGGAGCTCCCGGCAAGAGAAAAAGAAATAATGTCGAGTCCAGAATCGACGAGTTGCTTTGCTATATCCCGGTTTACAAGCATACCGTTTGTTGTTGTGCCCACCATGGAGCCATGTTGTTTAGCAATTCTTATGAAATCAAAAAATTGAGGATGAAGAAGAGGCTCGCCCCACCCCTGAAGAAAGACCAAATCTGAATGAGTAAACACTGAGGTAAGTTTTGAGAATAGAGCTTCCGGGAATAATCTTCCTAACCACAATTTCCTGTAAGCTGTGTGAGGACAGTAAATACAGGATGCCTGGCACAGAGAGCTAACCTCTATTTGAATCCACTTTAGCCGAAAATTTGTTTCTGCCGTAGAATTGTTAAGGTATCTCGTTGATAGCATTGGAACAAAATCTCCAACATGATTTTAGAACCTGTTGCACTATTTTTATAGTTCCCCCATCTATAAACATTTATTTCATACACATGGGGTTTGGGAACTGGGGATTGGGAACTGGATCCCTAATCCCTAATTCCTAATTCCTGATCTCTAATTCCCACAGCTCCCGGGGAGCACTATCACACCCCTTGTATCTCTCAGCATACTCCTAAATTTCATTCCAGGCTAATCTTACATTTTCCACCGGCTGTTAACATTATCATTATGTATCCACCTGAATAAAAACAGTACCAAAAAAGGCTCATTTTCCGATTAAAAAGGAGAACGTCATAAAACTTGGAAATACAGTCCTGAGCTTGATTCTGAACGCAGGTTGTAGTTTTGCATGTGAAGACTTTTGTGTATGAATTACTGGGCGTTACTAGAGTACCATGGTCACGGCTGAGAAAAAGGAAAAGGCGGTTCTTTGATGTTTTTGGTAAGTCCAGCGAAAGCTCTGCAAAAGGGGGCTAGAGATGATCGTGGTTGGAGTGGATACCGGTGGAACTTTTACGGATTTCATATTCCTGCGCGATGATGGAAGTTGGGGAATTTACAAGGTTCTTTCTACTCCCCATAATCCTGCAGAAGCGGTATTGAAGGGTCTTGAGTATATCACACAAGGCAAGCCGGCTCATGTGGTTCATGGATCAACGGTCGCAACAAACGCAATTCTCGAAAGAAAGGGAGCTCGCACCGCCCTTATAACCAATCGAAATT
This sequence is a window from Thermodesulforhabdaceae bacterium. Protein-coding genes within it:
- a CDS encoding P-II family nitrogen regulator; its protein translation is MKLISAIIKPFKLDDVKERLSEIGVKGMTITEVKGFGRQKGRTEIYRGAEYVVDFIPKIKIEIACEDHRVMEIVEAIHEAARTGKIGDGKIFILPLENCMRIRTGEWGEDAL
- a CDS encoding cation diffusion facilitator family transporter, producing the protein MEKVCHHSIHQSGNEIKLAGRVLLISIVINLMIPVVQIVGGIYANSMAIISDALHNLGDVLTLGLTYAAFLLARKTATSTHTFGYKRAEVIAAFFNAIVIMGASAVILKEAIGKLIHPEPVSGKLVVGLAVVGMIGNGLSAWFLHHHSTQNVNIRSAFIHLIGDFLTSFAVFVGGIVLIFKPWHWIDPILSLIIVVFIAKGCWEIFRDTLRILMEATPPHVNLQKVKESIENIQGVLGAHYLHAWMVHPSNVAFSCHVVVEDQPLSRLAELRKNIENLLESQFKINHPVLQFETAPCGNGGLLCELFCSHNTNISHDVSAHFQKTDSTSSFISSDNKRPSFIKSGLFNKYREFCFVVLRVIFGGIFIFASIDKILHPKAFAEIVFNYQLLPDILINLVALCLPWIEAICGLFIIIGRGVLGGLAILNCLLVIFTASIILNIIRGIDITCGCFSTEITTASALTMWLEVIRDLVLLGVGVTLLRHYIRKRLGKSSHA
- a CDS encoding HD domain-containing protein, producing MPFKDTTPALSELIREAKQEFYELCRQSLPGIEEARSFGNRIAGIIGDFFSTMKSRYPWAVIGVGGLGRGELSFLSDIDVLFLYRSGLEKTFHEFIQTFTYSLWDVGVEIGHNTLSLTGAIVLAKENFSVFTSHITSKFIAGDLGLYSEWRQRLRRLVGSKGKRVFLQELKKYLRSRLDRYGDSSYLLEPHVKEGIGGLRDVHIVRWICWVIYGTTDYESLPDDVLSRDEKLWLIEAENFLWQVRLQLHAMRGRRQDQIYFTDLEKLVASALGEFIGAYSSLEHRRNPSQVYKNTHLDDKDKKQSEGDIRETVEAFMRNYYQHTSRIRRISTFLFERFKYMVMEKTADERRFFAYIPKGEPVADGLFLLEGNHIRFANPSDIAKRPSIMMALFREAALRGSHFHHRTGQIIRAHLPFLTDDVRCDAGVIEHFFEILLNSNHAFNVLKMMMETGFLQTFIPEFQHVRYRVQYDAYHLYTVDEHLLRTVRELHLIETSPDPSVERMKAPDIIRRLTHSQHKCLFLAALLHDIGKGHGKNHAERGAAVSDAICERLGIHVEERELVKFLIRHHLVLAETALKRDLSDEKPIVRCATVVEDVDRLDMLYLLTIADSKATGPSAWNTWRASLLRELYGKVRRVLSGRDWQTDVGQRIKAVQSRVLELFREKMALSETDEVGRITAWCETLSHRYLLSQPPEAIVEHYFMEKQLSEISASSEYKDALKSALVVRTEPVLSFEGGARQDLSEQSDKGGDIWQVTVATYDRPGLFALITGVLWCCGVNILSADIFTRSSGIALDVLLVNQLPDPLRTEELWDRFKRDMERSLQDRSYLDQLIQNRVSSYRLRRTIPPVRPDRVVIDEESSDFYTIVEVYTWDRPGVLYAIADELFRLELSIQLAKITTPGAQVADVFYVTTLDGSKLMNPEFHEHVRERILARLVEIPSN
- a CDS encoding pyridoxamine 5'-phosphate oxidase family protein — translated: MKELKDYFENHKGIGVLATADDKGVVNVAIFARPHFFEDDTLGFIMPDRLTHNNLQKNPHAAYLFMEEGPGYKGKRLILKKVSEVTDKETILAIKRKFYPDDFDKELFLVKFEVTKVLPLVGV
- a CDS encoding NAD+ synthase; translated protein: MKIGLAQINSLIGDFSGNVERMSRMVDEARKKGCQIVIFPELSVVGYPPRDFLDRPAFFEASCQVLPAIEHMSHDIAIIFGLITRNDRSMGKPYRNTAIFMHRGEIIAKAHKRLLPFYDVFDEERYFEPGDETPVVAWQGFNFALTICEDIWNREGILPRKFYPVDPVEELKGKARKLSAIVNIAASPYFVGKIEQVIVPLLSRVARELNTPVIYVNQVGGNDELIFQGHSMVVTPAGEVVCRGASFKEDLVLFDLNSMSGEVRQDYSSSVDQLIDALCLGIRDYVKKCGFPGVVMGLSGGIDSAVTAALATLSLGADRVWGIAMPGPYSSPESFEDAKELSERLGIRFHLVPIVEMFNSTCGALSDLFKGLSPDVTEENIQARLRGLVLMAISNKFGLLLLSTGNKSELAVGYCTLYGDMNGGLAVIGDVPKTLVYKIAERLNERYDRIPRRIIEKPPSAELRPNQRDQDTLPPYDILDDILELYISENMSFEEIVKRGFDRDVVEQVIRMVIKNEYKRRQAPPVLKVTTKAFGSGRRMPIAHGYKEV
- a CDS encoding TonB-dependent receptor — translated: MRKCWIFLAIVPLFVAFSCSFVFADQETSQVKSSGELEEIVVTESKIEQSPRDVTQKIDVITIDQIEMTPFIQRNIAEIFRYQPGTFVNPLSRNDANWGSYGGLGPKYSVYLLDGLPIDSFADLMSLDPIIIERAEVHRGPSTMYSNFLSMDFAGNQSPLSGITNLVLKEKISKPETRISAGYGSWNTITGQAYHQGAAGDFNYFFGGNYEKSDYTNYGTSNSWLHILDDPDYEKIKLYMKATYYIQGDEGHKVSLFAHHTQHNGDVGRPNRDYEHTYDTINLTYSNVINSSMDFALKGGFRRYDRSWDEDMYPNLELRSHDGVKQEIIPLDAVFHLKHGEGGLLSLGGDGQWGSYKTYSESKGIESKGNDMKAYSYGFYAQEKYVLGDWVFKAGGRYSNIEHNYDLLGGVKPEIDDKSWDRFLWNVGVRYNLSEMVSLYSNAGTSFMAPSGKSVGGTLKASDRGVPGKNGQLPNPDLKPEKGLGVDGGVDLKPMKGLSLGFRGFYNSIDDAIVENVVSRDPSQSQSVNAGTAKSYGIEAEARYFFTDFMEVFVNYTYINTTVENDMDPLQDDSNIPFVPDHSGNIGFVFYLPWDLKVAPYIHVFGKYYDSTDKSSRQKFGSQELINIHIEKGLVKASSWQMNLSLDFNNITNNKYEMPWQFKDPGFNTLARIEIKF
- a CDS encoding radical SAM/SPASM domain-containing protein, which gives rise to MLSTRYLNNSTAETNFRLKWIQIEVSSLCQASCIYCPHTAYRKLWLGRLFPEALFSKLTSVFTHSDLVFLQGWGEPLLHPQFFDFIRIAKQHGSMVGTTTNGMLVNRDIAKQLVDSGLDIISFSLAGSSLKNDLVRCGTSINHVLKAIEWVREERERRMSPTPRIHIAYLFLRSLASELEKLPSIAADAGAEKIVISTLSLIPDPSLTGEAFFTSETMWEEESKELQDLVKEHILKEASNWAGKIEVDLETKKFHYKKTKPIQCPERPWDSLFIGSDGKVSPCVFLCLPVRRAPVDMFQMNFGSLANVSDAENILHRPSYQVFRESFEQGSLPFPCSRCARRGTTYQGVS